In Paenibacillus hexagrammi, the following are encoded in one genomic region:
- a CDS encoding response regulator: protein MKALIVDDEKHVRDAIRLLVDWQQHGIATILEASDGDGAIECVIREKPEIIMTDMMMPNKNGAQLLEWLHSNCPESKTIVISGHDDFALLRHTVKYGGTDYILKPIDAEQLNEAVHKAIDSWNKEEEVRRIDRNRNIEMNQLKPVYWDKLLSNLLAEPSSYDHSAEQLEKELGLERPTRTCRTAILSLDTMERSLKDKFVHNLDLLFFSLINICNEFLHDKQRGFAFRHWNSDNEIVLLFWKELDNTEALLESINEGMKLTLRCRVDFGLGKEMPFPSGLPLSYQEAREALRQRNLLTKEAWIHSTYKPYKSTGRIPEFSDFEERIHLAVQSGSSEQIEGAVKQWVDALKQVDFISLDQLDRWWREYSVLKRRWTIEKIPGLTEEQYQAKLSDDASRVIVPLDEQGILSLNVWQQQLTRSMVQLSKFLLDHQQQDKNVIFEISKYLENHYQEDITLQDISNRFFLSREYISRKFKQEFSVNLSDYLGQIRMDKAKMLLLNPHLRITQVAEMVGYQDEKYFSKVFKKQEGLSPNEYRKKQL, encoded by the coding sequence ATGAAAGCACTCATAGTCGACGATGAAAAACACGTTAGAGACGCCATTCGCCTACTCGTAGACTGGCAGCAGCATGGTATTGCAACAATTCTCGAAGCATCCGACGGAGACGGAGCTATCGAATGCGTGATTCGGGAGAAACCGGAAATTATTATGACCGATATGATGATGCCGAACAAAAACGGTGCCCAACTGCTCGAATGGCTGCACAGCAACTGTCCTGAGAGTAAGACCATTGTCATTAGCGGTCACGATGATTTCGCTTTACTTCGCCACACCGTGAAGTACGGAGGCACCGACTATATACTCAAGCCGATTGATGCCGAACAATTAAATGAAGCGGTTCATAAGGCGATAGATTCCTGGAATAAAGAAGAAGAAGTGCGCCGGATTGACAGAAACAGGAATATTGAAATGAATCAATTAAAACCTGTCTACTGGGACAAGCTGCTCTCCAATTTGCTCGCCGAGCCATCATCTTATGATCATTCTGCCGAGCAGCTCGAAAAGGAGCTAGGGCTTGAGCGCCCGACCCGAACTTGCCGGACAGCCATCCTCAGCCTAGATACGATGGAAAGAAGTCTGAAGGACAAATTTGTCCATAATCTGGACCTCCTTTTCTTTTCGCTTATCAACATTTGTAACGAATTTTTGCATGATAAGCAGCGCGGCTTCGCTTTCCGACATTGGAACAGCGACAATGAAATTGTGTTGTTGTTCTGGAAAGAACTCGATAACACGGAGGCTTTGCTTGAAAGTATCAACGAAGGTATGAAACTTACGCTTCGCTGTCGCGTCGATTTCGGCCTTGGCAAGGAGATGCCCTTTCCATCAGGACTACCGCTATCGTACCAGGAAGCAAGGGAGGCATTGCGGCAGCGCAACTTACTTACGAAAGAAGCCTGGATTCACAGCACTTACAAGCCTTATAAATCTACTGGACGTATTCCAGAGTTCAGCGATTTCGAGGAACGAATTCATCTTGCTGTACAAAGCGGCAGCAGCGAACAGATCGAAGGTGCCGTCAAACAATGGGTGGACGCGCTTAAGCAGGTCGATTTCATCAGCTTGGATCAATTGGATCGGTGGTGGAGGGAATACAGCGTACTGAAGCGGCGCTGGACCATAGAGAAGATCCCAGGACTAACGGAAGAGCAGTACCAAGCCAAATTATCCGATGATGCATCCCGAGTCATTGTTCCATTAGATGAACAAGGAATTCTCTCCTTGAATGTCTGGCAGCAGCAGCTGACACGAAGCATGGTGCAATTGTCCAAGTTTTTACTTGATCATCAACAGCAGGACAAGAATGTTATCTTTGAAATATCCAAATATTTAGAGAATCATTATCAGGAAGACATCACGCTTCAGGACATCTCTAATCGCTTCTTCTTAAGTCGGGAGTACATCTCACGCAAATTTAAACAAGAGTTTTCGGTGAACCTATCCGATTACTTGGGTCAAATTCGTATGGACAAAGCTAAAATGCTGCTCCTTAACCCGCATTTACGTATCACTCAGGTTGCCGAAATGGTGGGCTACCAAGATGAAAAATACTTCAGCAAAGTATTTAAAAAGCAAGAAGGCCTCTCACCCAACGAATACCGTAAAAAGCAGCTGTAA
- a CDS encoding cache domain-containing sensor histidine kinase — protein MEFVDLTCYNVGEKQLQETELMPMIKNSIRNKLILFLLAATLIPFATSMMVTYWFTKEKVTEDTIRNNSALMLQGKTNVINYLNSVVQASLTVYSNYNSSENFYDILDHKKVIDYTSDKVIKSSLQVMSHSIKEIQQIYLYAKESNMSYLMVNEKGTPSYGKYKELPNFPEGRDVYFDTTHQTHSYGVMLTNYFSPFPVISMHRKIINFAESRVLGELVIDLNMNLITDITKDLYEPGEEDLYILDETGRIIFGPDPAAWGQLLNQDWAKEALASTLDSGSYEWKKGSYAGVNQYEKMKTDFVDWTLVKRVPYAQLYKNARQLTIINTAILSLFLIIAVAGTIYISIRFTEPIKQLIRYITRIQSGQLNTEIDLLRSDELGILANRFHTLIQDLNQMVLKEYRLELANKSNQLMALQAQINPHFLNNALQSIGTLALQHEVPQIYKLISSLAKMMRYSMNTSESIVPLRQELDHVKSYLELQKQRFEQQFDISLDIEDSTYSIPIPKMILQPLVENYFKHGFKPSLGTGHLRIHAAKLVEQHHNVLYIEVEDNGQGMSEERIQEVRRCLKATSTSEDGIGLCNVLLRIRLYYSDEAELQLCPVEPQGLKIIITIPLQKEHNQ, from the coding sequence GTGGAATTTGTTGACCTCACCTGCTACAATGTAGGGGAAAAACAACTACAAGAAACCGAGTTGATGCCCATGATCAAAAACAGCATTCGCAACAAGTTGATCTTGTTTTTACTTGCCGCGACGCTTATCCCGTTTGCTACTTCCATGATGGTCACCTACTGGTTTACAAAGGAGAAAGTAACGGAGGATACGATCAGAAACAACTCAGCGCTTATGCTGCAAGGCAAGACCAACGTCATCAATTATTTGAATAGTGTCGTTCAAGCTTCACTGACGGTTTACTCCAATTACAATTCCAGCGAAAATTTTTACGATATTTTGGATCACAAGAAGGTTATCGACTACACCAGTGATAAAGTCATTAAAAGCAGCCTTCAGGTCATGTCTCATTCTATTAAAGAAATCCAGCAAATTTATCTGTATGCCAAGGAAAGCAACATGTCTTATCTAATGGTCAATGAGAAAGGAACACCGTCTTACGGAAAATATAAAGAACTTCCCAACTTTCCCGAAGGACGAGACGTCTACTTTGATACCACCCATCAGACACATTCTTACGGAGTCATGCTCACGAATTATTTTTCTCCTTTTCCAGTCATCTCTATGCATCGGAAAATTATCAATTTTGCCGAAAGCCGTGTTTTGGGAGAGTTAGTCATCGATCTAAACATGAATTTAATTACTGATATTACGAAAGATTTGTACGAGCCCGGAGAGGAAGATTTATATATTCTTGACGAAACAGGGCGAATTATCTTTGGACCCGATCCGGCAGCTTGGGGACAGCTTCTGAACCAAGATTGGGCCAAGGAAGCACTAGCTAGTACGTTGGACAGCGGGAGCTACGAATGGAAGAAAGGCTCCTATGCCGGAGTCAATCAATATGAAAAAATGAAAACGGATTTTGTCGACTGGACGCTTGTGAAGCGCGTGCCTTACGCTCAGTTGTACAAGAATGCTCGACAGCTCACGATTATCAATACAGCCATCCTATCCTTATTCTTAATCATAGCCGTCGCCGGAACCATCTATATCTCCATCCGTTTTACTGAGCCGATTAAGCAGCTCATTCGATATATCACGCGAATCCAATCCGGACAATTGAATACGGAGATTGACCTGCTTCGTTCGGACGAGCTCGGTATTCTGGCTAATCGTTTCCATACCCTGATACAAGATTTGAATCAGATGGTACTAAAGGAATACAGACTTGAGCTGGCCAATAAATCCAACCAGCTGATGGCGCTGCAAGCACAAATTAATCCGCACTTCTTGAATAATGCGCTGCAATCTATCGGAACCCTCGCACTGCAGCATGAAGTGCCGCAAATTTACAAGCTCATTTCATCATTAGCCAAGATGATGCGTTATAGCATGAATACAAGCGAATCAATCGTTCCGCTGCGGCAGGAGCTCGATCATGTCAAATCCTATCTGGAGCTGCAAAAGCAGCGGTTTGAACAGCAATTTGACATTTCGCTGGATATTGAAGATAGCACCTATTCAATTCCGATTCCGAAAATGATTTTGCAGCCGCTCGTAGAAAATTACTTCAAGCATGGCTTTAAACCGAGCCTGGGTACGGGCCATCTGCGCATTCATGCCGCGAAACTTGTAGAACAACATCATAATGTGCTCTATATTGAAGTCGAAGACAATGGTCAAGGAATGTCGGAAGAGCGCATACAGGAGGTCAGACGCTGTCTCAAGGCAACCTCCACCTCTGAGGACGGAATCGGCCTATGCAACGTATTACTTCGTATCAGACTGTATTATTCGGATGAAGCGGAGCTGCAACTTTGCCCAGTTGAGCCACAAGGTCTGAAAATCATCATTACTATACCCTTACAAAAGGAACATAACCAATGA
- a CDS encoding carbohydrate ABC transporter permease: protein MAALLQQWVFVGPALLFFLIIVVIPFLMSIYYSFTEWNGVATDVKFNGLDNFKQILFNDTDYHNAFWFTTRLTVTNVILTNLVGFLLALLLTQALKSRNVLRTVFFMPNVIGGLLLGFIWQFIFVKGFATLGEITHIGFFELPWLGDAPTAFWAIVIVSVWQGAGYLMIIYIAALSNVPKDMLEAAYIDGASRMQVLRSIIVPLIMPAVTVCLFLTISWSFKIFDLNFSLTKGGPFNSTESVSINIYQEAFRNNRFGLGTAKAFVFFIVVAIISTIQVMYTKRKEVEV, encoded by the coding sequence ATGGCAGCTCTTCTACAGCAATGGGTGTTTGTCGGCCCGGCTCTGCTTTTCTTTCTCATCATCGTCGTCATCCCTTTTCTTATGAGCATTTATTATTCGTTTACAGAATGGAATGGTGTCGCGACTGATGTGAAGTTCAACGGCTTGGACAATTTCAAGCAAATTTTATTTAATGACACGGATTACCATAATGCATTCTGGTTTACGACTAGACTTACGGTAACAAACGTAATCTTGACTAACTTGGTCGGCTTTTTGCTCGCATTATTGCTGACGCAGGCTCTGAAATCTCGTAATGTACTGCGTACCGTGTTCTTTATGCCGAACGTCATCGGTGGTTTGCTTCTCGGATTTATTTGGCAGTTTATATTTGTAAAAGGCTTCGCGACTTTAGGTGAAATTACGCATATCGGCTTTTTCGAGCTTCCATGGCTTGGAGATGCACCTACGGCTTTCTGGGCCATTGTGATCGTAAGCGTATGGCAAGGTGCCGGGTATCTGATGATTATTTACATCGCTGCTTTGTCTAACGTTCCTAAGGATATGCTGGAGGCAGCCTACATCGATGGAGCTTCAAGGATGCAGGTATTACGCAGTATCATCGTACCGCTGATTATGCCAGCCGTTACCGTTTGTTTATTTTTAACCATTTCCTGGTCGTTCAAAATTTTCGATCTCAACTTCTCGCTGACAAAGGGCGGACCGTTTAACTCAACCGAATCCGTATCCATCAACATTTATCAAGAAGCGTTCCGAAATAATCGTTTTGGTTTAGGTACTGCAAAAGCATTTGTCTTCTTTATCGTCGTTGCGATCATTTCGACCATCCAAGTCATGTATACCAAACGTAAGGAGGTCGAGGTGTAA
- a CDS encoding carbohydrate ABC transporter permease codes for MESAKKYSARLFSLEVLGILVALLFLVPFYFVLANSFKTFPELAMSTAKLPKTLFLGNYEKVWTIMKFPKAFWNSLFVTVLSNVGLVIISSMASYRMVRKPTKFNNLVFLGFVAAMVIPFQSIMIPLVKVMSSINFMDSKLGLIGSYFGFGVSLNVFLYHGFIKSIPLEIEESATVDGSSSYGVFWKIVFPLLKPMTITIIILNSLWIWNDYLLPSLVLSSPELRTIPLATYSFFGQYTKQWDLALAGLTLSVLPIVIFFLALQRHIVEGITAGSVKG; via the coding sequence ATGGAATCGGCAAAAAAATATTCGGCGCGATTGTTTTCACTTGAAGTATTGGGCATCCTGGTCGCCTTGCTATTCTTAGTTCCATTCTATTTCGTACTGGCCAACTCGTTTAAAACCTTTCCTGAGCTTGCCATGAGTACGGCTAAATTGCCTAAAACGCTGTTCCTCGGCAACTACGAGAAGGTATGGACGATTATGAAGTTTCCAAAGGCTTTTTGGAACTCATTGTTCGTAACGGTCCTTAGTAATGTGGGCTTGGTCATCATCAGCTCGATGGCTTCTTATCGAATGGTTCGCAAACCAACGAAATTCAACAATCTCGTATTTCTAGGCTTTGTGGCAGCCATGGTCATTCCGTTTCAATCGATTATGATTCCGCTTGTTAAAGTCATGAGCTCCATTAACTTCATGGACAGCAAGCTGGGCTTGATCGGAAGCTATTTTGGCTTTGGCGTATCGCTCAATGTGTTCTTGTATCACGGATTTATTAAATCCATTCCTTTAGAAATTGAAGAATCGGCTACGGTAGATGGCAGCTCTTCCTATGGTGTATTCTGGAAAATTGTATTTCCACTGCTCAAGCCAATGACCATTACGATTATTATTCTAAACAGCTTGTGGATCTGGAATGACTACTTGCTTCCTTCACTAGTATTAAGTAGTCCGGAATTGCGCACCATTCCGCTAGCGACCTACTCATTCTTTGGTCAATATACGAAGCAATGGGACTTAGCTCTTGCAGGCTTAACACTAAGCGTACTTCCAATTGTAATCTTCTTCCTAGCATTGCAGCGCCATATTGTAGAAGGTATCACAGCAGGTTCGGTGAAAGGGTAA
- a CDS encoding ABC transporter substrate-binding protein, whose translation MKKLTMISMAAVLTLSIVATGCGKKTETTPAPSASAGAATTAPAAGGKEVTIKMFQFKVEIADQLAKLVEEYQKQNPNVKIQVDTVGGGADYGAALLAKFNSGDKPDIFNNGGFSDLDKWIDNLEDLSDQPWVNDLVDVAKEPMTKNGKLYGQPLNLEGYGFIYNKDLFAQAGITELPKTYSQLEDAAKKLQAKGITPFETGYGEWWVLGNHFANLPFAYQPDPNAFIDGLNKGTAKIPGNEVFNNWVKLFDLQLQYGNKNPLQTDYNTQVTDFATGKAAMTQQGNWTQVQISKTNPDLKIGFLPMPISDDAAASDKLFVGVPNNWVINKNSPVKDEAKKFLNWLVTSDVGKNYITNEFKFIPAFKSITADEKVLGPLAADIMTYSKAGKTLSWNWFKFPGGEATSKKFGDAMQGYIAKKYTKDQMLDEFQKTWDSLKK comes from the coding sequence ATGAAAAAACTGACAATGATCAGTATGGCAGCAGTACTTACCCTGTCTATCGTAGCAACGGGTTGCGGTAAGAAAACAGAAACAACACCAGCCCCATCCGCTTCAGCAGGAGCAGCAACGACAGCACCAGCAGCAGGCGGTAAAGAAGTAACGATCAAGATGTTCCAATTTAAAGTAGAAATCGCAGATCAGCTCGCTAAGCTTGTGGAAGAATATCAAAAGCAAAATCCAAATGTAAAAATTCAAGTAGATACAGTAGGCGGCGGAGCAGACTATGGTGCAGCTTTGCTTGCTAAATTCAACTCTGGCGACAAACCGGACATTTTCAATAACGGCGGTTTCTCCGACTTGGATAAATGGATCGACAATCTGGAAGACCTTTCCGACCAACCATGGGTGAACGATCTGGTTGATGTAGCGAAAGAGCCAATGACGAAGAACGGCAAGCTATATGGTCAACCATTGAACCTGGAAGGCTATGGCTTCATCTATAATAAAGACCTATTTGCTCAAGCAGGTATTACAGAACTTCCAAAAACGTACAGCCAATTGGAAGATGCAGCTAAGAAGCTTCAAGCTAAAGGCATCACACCTTTTGAAACTGGTTACGGCGAATGGTGGGTACTAGGTAACCACTTTGCGAATCTTCCTTTTGCCTATCAGCCTGATCCAAACGCGTTCATCGACGGTTTGAACAAAGGTACAGCAAAAATTCCTGGCAACGAAGTATTCAACAATTGGGTTAAATTGTTCGATCTTCAATTGCAATATGGTAACAAAAACCCGCTGCAAACTGACTACAACACACAAGTAACTGATTTTGCAACTGGTAAAGCAGCTATGACGCAGCAAGGTAACTGGACTCAAGTTCAAATCTCCAAAACAAATCCTGATTTGAAAATCGGCTTCCTGCCAATGCCAATCAGTGATGATGCAGCTGCAAGCGATAAACTCTTCGTAGGGGTACCAAACAACTGGGTTATCAATAAAAACTCACCAGTAAAAGATGAAGCCAAAAAATTCTTGAACTGGTTGGTAACATCTGATGTAGGTAAAAACTATATCACGAATGAATTTAAATTCATTCCTGCTTTCAAATCCATTACTGCTGACGAAAAAGTTCTTGGGCCTCTAGCTGCTGACATTATGACTTACAGTAAAGCTGGCAAAACATTGAGCTGGAACTGGTTCAAATTCCCTGGCGGCGAAGCTACAAGTAAGAAATTCGGCGATGCTATGCAAGGTTATATTGCGAAGAAATATACGAAAGATCAAATGCTTGATGAGTTCCAAAAAACTTGGGATAGCCTCAAGAAGTAA